In Symmachiella dynata, the following are encoded in one genomic region:
- a CDS encoding ABC transporter permease has product MWSYIIRRLIYYIPVYLGVILMVMAILRIQDPVAIHLGKNATPEKIAVTKKAFGLDKPFITQYATFLKKLVTFDFTEQSWDFPGVTVGSMIRRSIVPSLSITVPALILTTILSICVGMISAYYRGRTVDKTLVFFAVLGMCISVLVYIILGQYFGAYLIYKETGHELFAIQGYEPGLQYWAHYCLLPVMISVIVAMGYDTRFYRAVMVEETGRDYIKTARAKGVTKRKVMFVHMLKNAMIPIVTQVMITLPFLITGSIVLEMYFGIPGMGRALIMAVNAKDFPVIQAFTAVFAALFIITIILTDVLYALVDPRIRLS; this is encoded by the coding sequence ATGTGGTCCTACATCATTCGCCGTTTGATCTACTACATCCCCGTCTATCTGGGTGTCATCCTGATGGTCATGGCCATCCTCCGCATCCAGGATCCGGTGGCAATCCATCTGGGCAAAAATGCCACGCCGGAAAAAATCGCCGTCACGAAAAAAGCTTTCGGTTTAGACAAACCGTTCATCACACAATACGCCACGTTCCTGAAAAAGCTTGTCACATTCGACTTCACTGAACAAAGCTGGGATTTCCCCGGCGTCACCGTCGGCAGCATGATCCGCCGCTCAATCGTCCCCAGCCTCTCCATCACCGTGCCGGCACTGATCCTGACCACGATTCTCTCCATTTGCGTCGGCATGATCTCGGCCTATTACCGCGGGCGGACCGTCGACAAAACGTTGGTCTTTTTCGCCGTGTTGGGCATGTGCATCAGCGTGTTGGTCTACATCATTTTAGGACAATACTTCGGGGCCTATTTGATCTACAAAGAAACCGGACACGAACTCTTCGCCATCCAAGGCTACGAGCCGGGACTCCAATACTGGGCGCATTACTGCCTGCTTCCCGTGATGATTTCAGTCATCGTCGCCATGGGCTACGACACCCGCTTCTACCGCGCGGTCATGGTCGAAGAAACCGGCCGCGATTACATCAAAACCGCCCGCGCCAAAGGGGTCACCAAACGCAAAGTCATGTTCGTGCACATGCTCAAAAACGCCATGATCCCCATCGTCACCCAAGTGATGATCACCCTCCCCTTTTTAATCACCGGCTCGATCGTGCTCGAAATGTACTTCGGGATTCCCGGCATGGGTCGGGCGCTGATCATGGCGGTCAATGCCAAGGACTTCCCGGTAATCCAAGCCTTCACCGCTGTCTTCGCCGCTTTATTCATCATCACCATCATTCTCACCGATGTGCTCTACGCCCTGGTTGATCCGAGGATTCGCCTCTCATGA
- a CDS encoding ABC transporter substrate-binding protein — MNKTQHTPSVKWLARTLHIAAVLALLACSSCSRIDEEGKVLRLPLRADDPKSLDPVQGSTVYDNKATCQVYETLVQYKYLIRPPELEPLLLSEMPTISEDRLTYHFKLKPGVLFHDDPCFPDGKGRELVTDDVFYSWKRMADNGNNPKSWWLLKDTIKGFDEYREQQNAAVEAQTGSFDYDAPVAGMQKINDHEFRVILKQPVQRFMWVLAMFQTAIVPREAVEKYGDRFGRHPVGTGPFTLAEEDWRPGQRMVFYKNPSYHPCYYPTEHMPSDVAAGWTKDAGKRLPLVDRLEFQFFVQDQPMWLSFRTGKIDYTQVPDEYFDEAFLKRTKQLRPKLVREGITTQNVELLDFIFRGFNMEDELLGGYGEKQKKLRQAISLAIDLDEFNEAFYSGINTVYDGPIPPGLEGFPPDGKADVSYRGPNLERARQLLAEAGYPEGKGLPRIEFYTSSGRNNVEQTELLKRQLGKINVEINAQIVEFSTLIEKVHNKKAPFFGFAWGSDYPDAENNLALFYSPNAAPGSNSFNYSRPEYDRLYEQIRSMPPSPERTELYIKMRDMVIEDTPYTGSMGRTRFYLINPWLKNFKVTEDFYNWPKYLDVTQRGVYPSEN, encoded by the coding sequence ATGAATAAAACCCAACACACCCCCAGCGTAAAGTGGTTAGCTCGCACGCTGCACATCGCCGCAGTGTTGGCCCTCCTCGCTTGCTCCTCTTGCTCGCGTATCGATGAAGAGGGCAAGGTCTTACGTTTACCGTTACGCGCCGACGACCCCAAATCGCTCGACCCGGTCCAAGGCTCAACGGTCTACGACAACAAAGCCACCTGCCAAGTCTACGAAACGTTGGTGCAATACAAGTACCTCATCCGTCCTCCAGAATTAGAACCGCTGCTGCTCAGCGAGATGCCCACAATTTCTGAGGACCGACTCACCTACCACTTCAAACTCAAACCGGGCGTCCTCTTCCACGACGACCCCTGTTTCCCCGATGGCAAAGGCCGCGAACTGGTCACCGACGATGTCTTCTACTCTTGGAAGCGGATGGCCGACAATGGCAACAACCCCAAGAGTTGGTGGCTGCTCAAAGACACCATCAAAGGCTTCGACGAATACCGCGAACAACAAAACGCAGCCGTCGAAGCCCAAACAGGCTCCTTCGATTACGACGCACCCGTCGCAGGCATGCAGAAGATCAACGACCACGAATTCCGCGTGATACTCAAACAGCCCGTCCAGCGATTCATGTGGGTGCTCGCCATGTTCCAAACCGCGATCGTCCCCCGCGAAGCGGTCGAAAAGTACGGCGATCGCTTCGGTCGGCATCCCGTTGGAACGGGGCCGTTTACCCTCGCCGAAGAGGACTGGCGTCCCGGACAGCGGATGGTCTTTTACAAAAACCCCAGCTACCACCCCTGCTATTACCCCACCGAACATATGCCGAGCGACGTCGCCGCTGGCTGGACCAAAGACGCCGGCAAACGCTTGCCGCTCGTCGACCGTCTGGAGTTCCAATTTTTTGTCCAAGACCAACCGATGTGGCTATCGTTTCGCACCGGAAAAATCGACTACACACAAGTCCCCGATGAATACTTTGACGAAGCATTTCTCAAGCGTACGAAACAATTGCGGCCCAAATTAGTCCGCGAAGGCATCACCACACAGAACGTGGAATTGCTCGACTTCATCTTCCGCGGTTTCAACATGGAAGACGAATTGCTGGGAGGCTACGGCGAGAAACAAAAAAAACTCCGCCAGGCAATTTCGCTGGCAATCGATCTGGACGAATTCAACGAAGCCTTTTACAGCGGCATCAACACCGTCTACGACGGCCCCATCCCCCCCGGCCTCGAAGGTTTCCCCCCCGACGGCAAAGCCGACGTCAGCTATCGCGGTCCCAACTTAGAACGCGCCCGGCAACTGCTCGCCGAAGCGGGATATCCAGAAGGCAAAGGCTTACCCAGAATCGAATTCTATACCAGTAGCGGTAGAAACAACGTCGAACAGACCGAATTACTGAAACGTCAACTCGGAAAAATCAATGTGGAAATCAACGCTCAGATCGTCGAGTTCTCCACCCTGATCGAAAAAGTCCACAACAAGAAGGCCCCCTTCTTCGGCTTCGCCTGGGGTTCCGACTACCCCGATGCGGAAAATAACCTCGCCCTGTTTTACAGTCCCAACGCCGCCCCCGGTTCCAACAGCTTCAATTACAGCCGGCCGGAATACGACCGCCTCTACGAACAGATCCGCAGCATGCCCCCCTCTCCCGAACGGACGGAGCTCTATATCAAAATGCGGGACATGGTCATCGAAGACACCCCCTACACCGGTTCCATGGGCCGCACACGGTTCTACCTGATCAATCCCTGGCTGAAAAATTTCAAAGTCACCGAAGACTTCTACAACTGGCCCAAATACCTAGACGTCACCCAGCGCGGCGTCTATCCCTCAGAGAACTAA
- a CDS encoding GrpB family protein translates to MASRYLFADYSSDWPRLFEEEVARWREMLGELLVKVHHVGSTSVPGLAAKPVIDLLPEVSDIAQVEARTEKIVEAGYRAWGEYGLPGRQFFTKDAGEFRSHNIHVYETGNVEIVRHVAFCAYLRSHDDERRDYEALKRAAYAAHPADIKGYCAFKDAWIKRVEPLAVAWFERQPWAV, encoded by the coding sequence ATGGCGAGCCGATATTTGTTTGCTGATTATTCGTCGGATTGGCCACGTTTGTTTGAAGAGGAGGTGGCGCGGTGGCGGGAGATGTTGGGTGAGCTATTGGTGAAGGTACATCACGTGGGAAGCACGTCGGTGCCGGGGTTGGCGGCGAAACCGGTGATTGATTTGCTACCGGAGGTGAGTGATATTGCGCAGGTTGAGGCACGCACCGAAAAAATTGTAGAAGCAGGGTACCGCGCTTGGGGGGAATATGGATTGCCGGGGCGGCAGTTTTTTACGAAGGATGCGGGGGAGTTTCGCTCGCATAATATTCACGTCTACGAGACGGGGAACGTTGAGATCGTGCGGCACGTGGCGTTTTGCGCGTATTTGCGCAGCCATGATGATGAACGGCGAGATTACGAAGCGCTGAAGCGTGCTGCGTATGCCGCGCATCCGGCGGACATCAAGGGTTATTGCGCATTCAAAGATGCGTGGATCAAACGGGTGGAGCCGTTGGCGGTGGCGTGGTTTGAGCGGCAACCGTGGGCTGTTTGA
- a CDS encoding TolB family protein, with product MQRLTLSAILLSFTFSSPALAEDAPKPDEPSTPALSPLESEHLANLRQVTSGLPRAGEGYFSPDGKQIIYQAYPVGYPFYQIYLQDLDKNDPRRISTGRGRTTCSYFNPDGKSLLFASAHTNPNLPTIERDARAITGRRRYQWDFDDFMDIYTCDLDGTNLKQLTDAPGYDAEGSYSSDGKQIVFTSTRDGDPDIFIMDADGSNVRQITNVDGYDGGPFFSPDDQWIIFRSDRDEEHMLQIFMISVDGKHEVQLTHNLKEVNWCPYFHPSGKYFVWSGADYSRGPTSAKFQLHVMDLDFKDGKPTAGTVTQITDSPAADVLPVFSPDGSKLMWTSTRGPKGTSQLWIADWKRNNDPPKSP from the coding sequence ATGCAACGCCTCACGCTATCCGCAATACTACTGTCATTCACCTTCAGTTCCCCTGCACTGGCCGAGGATGCCCCCAAGCCCGACGAGCCGTCAACCCCCGCGCTCTCCCCGCTCGAATCGGAACACCTCGCCAACCTCCGCCAAGTCACCTCCGGCTTGCCCCGCGCCGGCGAAGGTTACTTCTCTCCCGACGGCAAACAGATCATCTACCAAGCCTACCCCGTCGGCTATCCCTTCTACCAAATCTATCTCCAAGACCTCGACAAAAACGACCCCCGCCGTATCAGCACCGGCCGCGGACGGACCACCTGTAGCTACTTCAACCCCGACGGCAAATCGCTCCTCTTCGCCTCCGCTCACACCAACCCCAATCTCCCCACCATCGAACGCGACGCCCGTGCCATCACCGGCCGCCGCCGTTACCAGTGGGATTTCGATGATTTCATGGACATCTATACCTGTGACCTCGACGGCACCAACCTCAAACAACTGACCGACGCCCCCGGTTACGATGCCGAAGGCAGTTATTCCTCCGACGGCAAACAAATCGTCTTCACCTCCACCCGCGATGGCGATCCTGATATTTTCATCATGGACGCCGACGGCAGCAACGTCCGCCAAATCACCAACGTCGACGGCTACGACGGCGGCCCCTTCTTCTCGCCCGACGATCAATGGATCATCTTCCGCAGCGACCGTGACGAAGAACACATGCTGCAAATCTTCATGATCTCCGTCGATGGCAAGCACGAAGTCCAACTGACCCACAACCTCAAAGAGGTCAATTGGTGCCCCTATTTCCACCCCAGTGGCAAATACTTCGTCTGGTCCGGCGCCGATTATTCCCGCGGACCAACGTCCGCCAAATTCCAACTCCACGTCATGGACCTCGATTTCAAAGACGGCAAACCAACCGCCGGCACTGTCACGCAAATCACCGACAGCCCCGCCGCCGATGTACTGCCCGTCTTCAGTCCCGACGGAAGCAAACTGATGTGGACCTCCACCCGCGGCCCCAAAGGCACCAGCCAACTCTGGATCGCCGACTGGAAACGCAACAACGATCCCCCCAAATCACCGTGA